In a single window of the Melioribacteraceae bacterium genome:
- a CDS encoding glycosyltransferase: MFKVLVLAYYYPPLSLSGVQRTLKFTKYMSQFNWEPTVITTGNVAYFAHDLNMLKEAEDANIRIIRTEAFDINAIMGKKFETVTMPREFVRKTLSSISKAIFIPDNKKSWAKKAYKVASELLRNEKFDIIYTSVPPYSSFLTAAKLKKEFNIPLFVDYRDLWFNSQFSFYPTPYHRIKHKKLEYNALRTADKVVTINRRIKEKMLLTYPFLSYNDVLIIPHGFDQDDFDKNSAIPRNSTKMRITYSGIFYDAITPEYFIKAFKKLSVERPDIAANIELEFIGLLRKEYKRLIAELGLGEYVIDNGYLEHDQVIRRLKSTDVLWFMIGKMKSGDTISTSKLYEYIGTRKPILGCIPEGAASHALQEYQASFIVDPYDIDAIKNELVKINDLFRNNKLPVPPDDVVDKYDRKNLTEQLTKALQFFVKE, from the coding sequence ATGTTTAAAGTTCTTGTTCTTGCTTATTACTATCCTCCTTTGAGCTTAAGTGGTGTCCAGAGGACCCTAAAATTTACCAAGTACATGTCTCAATTTAATTGGGAACCAACGGTTATCACTACCGGAAATGTCGCATATTTTGCTCATGATCTAAATATGCTAAAAGAAGCGGAAGATGCTAATATTAGAATAATTCGAACTGAAGCTTTTGATATAAATGCCATTATGGGTAAAAAATTTGAAACCGTTACGATGCCAAGGGAATTCGTAAGAAAAACTCTTTCTAGTATTAGTAAAGCAATATTTATCCCGGATAATAAAAAATCGTGGGCCAAGAAAGCATACAAAGTTGCCTCGGAATTATTGCGAAATGAAAAATTTGATATTATTTATACATCGGTTCCTCCATATTCAAGTTTTCTGACAGCCGCTAAATTAAAAAAGGAATTTAACATCCCTTTGTTTGTGGATTACAGAGATTTGTGGTTTAATTCGCAGTTCTCATTTTATCCAACACCATATCATAGAATTAAGCATAAAAAATTGGAGTACAACGCACTTCGAACCGCTGATAAAGTAGTTACAATTAATAGAAGAATTAAAGAGAAAATGCTCCTTACTTACCCCTTTCTTTCCTATAATGATGTACTTATTATCCCTCATGGATTTGATCAAGATGACTTTGATAAGAATTCAGCTATTCCAAGAAATTCAACAAAAATGAGAATAACATATTCGGGTATTTTTTATGATGCTATTACTCCCGAATATTTTATAAAAGCATTTAAAAAACTGTCTGTAGAAAGACCTGATATCGCAGCAAATATTGAATTGGAATTTATTGGACTTCTTAGAAAAGAGTATAAGAGGTTGATTGCTGAACTGGGGCTGGGAGAATATGTAATTGACAACGGTTACTTGGAGCACGATCAAGTTATAAGACGGTTAAAATCGACTGATGTACTTTGGTTTATGATTGGGAAAATGAAGAGTGGTGATACTATCTCTACAAGTAAACTTTATGAGTATATCGGAACTAGAAAACCAATTCTTGGCTGCATACCTGAAGGAGCAGCATCACATGCTCTCCAAGAATATCAAGCTTCGTTTATTGTCGATCCTTACGATATAGATGCGATAAAAAATGAGTTAGTTAAAATCAATGACTTATTTAGAAATAATAAGTTACCGGTTCCACCGGATGATGTGGTTGATAAGTATGATAGAAAAAATTTGACTGAGCAACTGACTAAAGCTTTACAATTTTTTGTGAAGGAATAA
- the purD gene encoding phosphoribosylamine--glycine ligase, whose translation MNILLIGSGGREHAIALKLTESKSVKKLYCAPGNPGISEIAEIVNINLNEHKNLIDFCNNYQIDLVVVGPEKPLTDGIADSLTQNNIKVFGPTKSAARIEGEKSFAKNLMKKYNVPTADFIVFNKNQKTEALNYLKVGSYPIVIKADGIAAGKGVIIAKDFHEAESAIVECFETSTFGSAGDTIVVEEFMEGVEASIFAVCDGNDFILLPAAQDHKRIFDGDKGKNTGGMGAYSPTPFVTDEVLEQTAQIIIKPVLRALSEQGSPFIGCLYAGLMLTKNGIKVVEFNCRFGDPETQVVLPLIEGDFASLLYSAASGKIEKDLCKYNGGAAICVVLASGGYPENYVKGKEIVLKSDLTYSTKIIHAGTKISGDKLVTDGGRVLNVVTKTEVNDLKTCKKIVYQEIPKIYFEGMQYRKDISDKAFTVIREAN comes from the coding sequence ATGAATATTTTACTGATTGGATCCGGAGGAAGGGAACACGCAATCGCATTAAAACTTACTGAATCAAAATCAGTGAAAAAGTTATATTGTGCTCCGGGCAATCCTGGTATTTCAGAAATTGCTGAAATAGTGAATATCAATTTAAATGAGCATAAAAACTTGATCGATTTTTGTAACAATTACCAAATTGATCTAGTTGTGGTTGGACCCGAAAAACCATTAACAGATGGGATTGCTGATTCTTTAACACAAAACAACATTAAAGTATTTGGACCTACTAAATCTGCTGCGAGGATTGAAGGTGAAAAGTCTTTTGCCAAAAATTTAATGAAAAAGTATAATGTACCCACAGCAGATTTTATTGTCTTCAATAAAAATCAGAAAACTGAAGCGTTAAATTATTTGAAAGTTGGAAGTTACCCGATAGTAATTAAAGCAGATGGAATTGCGGCTGGTAAAGGTGTAATTATTGCTAAAGATTTCCATGAAGCAGAATCAGCAATCGTGGAATGTTTTGAGACTTCAACTTTTGGATCTGCGGGTGATACGATTGTGGTTGAAGAATTTATGGAGGGTGTAGAAGCATCGATTTTTGCAGTCTGCGATGGTAATGATTTTATTCTTCTTCCGGCAGCACAAGATCACAAAAGGATTTTTGACGGGGACAAAGGAAAGAATACCGGAGGTATGGGTGCGTATTCTCCAACTCCATTTGTAACTGATGAAGTATTGGAACAGACAGCTCAAATCATCATTAAACCGGTACTTAGGGCTTTGTCTGAACAAGGTTCACCGTTTATAGGATGTTTGTATGCCGGGCTTATGCTAACAAAAAATGGGATAAAAGTTGTTGAATTTAATTGCAGATTCGGCGATCCGGAAACACAGGTTGTGCTTCCACTTATAGAAGGAGACTTTGCAAGTTTGTTGTATAGCGCAGCATCAGGAAAAATTGAAAAGGATTTATGTAAATATAATGGGGGAGCAGCAATTTGTGTCGTCTTGGCTTCTGGAGGATATCCTGAAAATTATGTAAAAGGAAAAGAAATTGTTCTTAAAAGCGATTTAACTTACTCAACAAAGATTATCCATGCCGGCACAAAAATATCGGGAGATAAACTTGTTACCGATGGAGGAAGAGTGCTTAATGTAGTTACTAAAACAGAAGTAAATGATTTAAAGACTTGTAAAAAAATAGTTTATCAAGAAATACCTAAAATCTATTTTGAGGGAATGCAGTATAGAAAAGATATTTCCGATAAAGCATTTACTGTTATCCGGGAGGCCAATTAA
- a CDS encoding histidine triad nucleotide-binding protein, which translates to MMGETIFSKIIRKEIPAKIVFESETVLAFHDINPQAPVHILIIPKISEIKTTQDISGALHSTLLGNLFDAANKIAKELNLTESGFRLVINSGPDAGQEVYHLHIHLLAGRKFNWPPG; encoded by the coding sequence ATTATGGGAGAAACAATTTTTTCTAAAATTATCAGAAAAGAAATTCCGGCGAAGATTGTATTTGAATCGGAAACGGTGCTTGCCTTCCACGATATCAATCCACAGGCTCCAGTACATATTTTAATTATTCCAAAGATTTCGGAGATTAAAACTACTCAGGACATATCGGGAGCACTTCATTCTACTCTTCTGGGTAATTTGTTCGACGCAGCAAATAAAATTGCAAAAGAATTGAATTTGACAGAAAGTGGTTTTAGATTGGTTATTAATTCCGGGCCGGACGCAGGACAGGAAGTCTATCACCTACACATTCATTTATTGGCCGGAAGAAAATTTAATTGGCCTCCCGGATAA